A stretch of DNA from Paenibacillus sp. FSL W8-0186:
CAAAAATCGTATTGATATGGTTCTTGATGATTCCGCCGTAAGCCCTCCATTTTCAAATCCAGTGCGGTAATCAGACACCGATACTTGTCTTTCTTCATTTAGAACTCGTACTCGGGCCGATCAAAACCTTTCCCACCCAAATATCAGCCTCGAAATACTTGCGAAGGTAATAAGCCAATACGGTCGCCCAGGTCCAAGAACTGCGATTATTTTGAATTAATCGTTGATCATATAAGTCCAGGTGGAAGTAGTTTAGTGGTCGTCGGTAAATTTACCAAAAAAGCTTGCCCTTACCTATGATACGGTTCACCGTAACGGGTCTAGTGCCACACTATTTATATTCTCCACTTCATTTGTCTCCATTTTCTAATCAGGCAAGTTTCCGGACCTTGTCCCTACTTCATACGAAGGAAGCACGTTATCGTACATGAGATGCAAGATCATGCCAGTTGCTGCGTGATCCAAGTTATGACAGTGATCCATCCACATGCCCGGATTATCCGCGATAAATGCGACCTCATACGATTCGCCGGGCAAAACGTTTAACGTATCGGAGAGCCACGGTGTATTCACCTTCACGTTGTTTTTCTTCAACACGGTCATATGATGCCCATGCAGATGCATGGGGTGCTCGGTCAGACTTTTATTGATAAACGTCGTTTTAACCCTATCGCCTTCTTTGACGACGAAAGAGGGAACTCGGGGATACACCTCTCCATTGATTGTCCATAGAAAATTAAACATGCCGTTGTAAAATCCCATCTTGTTTCCGAGAATCATTTCGAATTCCCGATCGAATTTATTTGTCTCGGTTACAACGTTCACCACAGGCTTGCCATAATTGGACGGATCAAACAAAGCGGATTCTGTTTTGAAGACCGGTTTGGCCGGAGGGGTCTCGGTATAAAAAATGACTCCCGGATCGCTTTCGTCATTGGCATTGCCTAGTTTAAACAGGACAGGATGGTTCGGCATCGTAAAGGTCACGTCATATCTGCCGCCCGAACCAAGCCGGAACGCGGTTTGGCCGGACAATGGCTGCGGGTCTTGAATCCGCATCCCGTCTATGGCTGCGATTCGAAATTCTGTTCCTTGCAGAAGATACTTTTCGGAAATATTATGCGAGTTGATGATACTCAGCTTTACGGTTTCTCCCGGGTCCACCTGCTTCCACTGCAGTTCGTCGCGGGATCCGAAAGCTTTTTTATACCCTTGGTCGGTCTCCCATCGATGATTAATCAAGGTCAGCTGTTCATCATAGATCTCCGATTCCTGCTCAGGTTCGACAATCAACGTGCCGAAAAGCCCTTTCCGCACTTGCTCCGACGCTTGCTGATGAGAGTGGAACCAGTAGCTTCCCTCCTGCTCAGCCCGAAACTTGTATATGAACGATTCCCCGGGCTTGACGATATTCTGCGTCATCCCCGGCACGCCGTCCATCGCATTCGGCACGTTATAGCCATGCCAATGAATCGTAACCCCGCTGTCGATATCTTTATTGACCAGCTTCACTTCGATCATATCGCCATGCTTCACCCTGAGCTCGGGAGCAATTTCTCCGTTATATGTCCAGGCATCAATGACAGCGCCAGAAGCAAGCGTTATCTCCTTGCGCTGCGCCACCAGCTCAAATTTCACATCGGCGGGTTCAGAAATATCACCGGTCAGCGCGGCTACCTCCACTGTGTCGGATTGATGATGATCATTCTGCTGACGATGATGATCAGAGCCCATGGACATCAGGGTTGGCACACCGCCCCCTTCGTCAATCAGGCTGTGATCCATCATGTCGGATGCTTCCGGCAGCTTGGAAGTGTTGACGCCTACCAGCACATTAGCCACTAGGAAGATGAATGCTAACGCTGCCGTGAGAATAGCTGTGGCGATGAAGTTTAGCAGTCTGAAAGCAAGCCCTCGCCGAAGCTGTTCCCCTCGAACCAGCTTCAAGTACCTTCTTCTCAAAAAAATCGCTGGTACAAGCAACAGGAGCGCAACTAGTATGAACCGCTGAGCGATCTCAACCGGGCCGGGCAGGACGGATTGGAAAAAGAAAATGCTGAAAGCGGAAATGCCGGATGTGA
This window harbors:
- a CDS encoding multicopper oxidase family protein, which codes for MFMFGMIVSIIFTVGMALFWGIAGITAAGLPYSITNHSLKKKRTFLLRIAGIAILLNAAWYATMILQIILGGWLFVEGMVKTLIPLTVIPQCYIAVRVLPRLKSLQNSGGEPPTQAALQTAAQPGIVLSFYAASLTSGISAFSIFFFQSVLPGPVEIAQRFILVALLLLVPAIFLRRRYLKLVRGEQLRRGLAFRLLNFIATAILTAALAFIFLVANVLVGVNTSKLPEASDMMDHSLIDEGGGVPTLMSMGSDHHRQQNDHHQSDTVEVAALTGDISEPADVKFELVAQRKEITLASGAVIDAWTYNGEIAPELRVKHGDMIEVKLVNKDIDSGVTIHWHGYNVPNAMDGVPGMTQNIVKPGESFIYKFRAEQEGSYWFHSHQQASEQVRKGLFGTLIVEPEQESEIYDEQLTLINHRWETDQGYKKAFGSRDELQWKQVDPGETVKLSIINSHNISEKYLLQGTEFRIAAIDGMRIQDPQPLSGQTAFRLGSGGRYDVTFTMPNHPVLFKLGNANDESDPGVIFYTETPPAKPVFKTESALFDPSNYGKPVVNVVTETNKFDREFEMILGNKMGFYNGMFNFLWTINGEVYPRVPSFVVKEGDRVKTTFINKSLTEHPMHLHGHHMTVLKKNNVKVNTPWLSDTLNVLPGESYEVAFIADNPGMWMDHCHNLDHAATGMILHLMYDNVLPSYEVGTRSGNLPD